A single window of Microbispora hainanensis DNA harbors:
- a CDS encoding YidH family protein — MEENEPDPRFVLANERTFLTWISTSLALSAGGIAIAVVPEDVFVPWVRTLLAVVLVLLSAVAAGSAYPRWRHIDRALRQDRALPPPALAPMFGYGVAGVAVLALLLIVLER; from the coding sequence ATGGAAGAGAACGAACCCGACCCCCGCTTCGTCCTCGCCAACGAGCGCACGTTCCTCACCTGGATCAGCACCTCCCTCGCACTGAGCGCGGGCGGCATCGCCATCGCGGTCGTCCCCGAGGACGTCTTCGTGCCGTGGGTGCGTACGCTGCTCGCCGTCGTGCTCGTGCTGCTGTCCGCCGTGGCGGCGGGCTCGGCCTATCCCCGCTGGCGGCACATCGACCGGGCGCTCCGGCAGGACCGCGCGCTCCCGCCGCCCGCCCTGGCCCCCATGTTCGGGTACGGCGTGGCCGGGGTGGCCGTACTGGCCCTGCTCCTCATCGTCCTGGAACGGTGA
- a CDS encoding TetR/AcrR family transcriptional regulator — translation MLNRTRIVAAAVELIEREGADAVSMRRIAAELGVGVMSLYNHVPSKAALLDAVAEDVLSRIGFTDDPSAHWTERVRIQARAFRRIAHHYPRCTMVVVSRQLNSTAGLLPVERALATLREAGFDSREAVRMLRMFIAYVVGSLLREVGVTPTFAPVRGGATVAEVDPALFPVLSELRSHLDSCDHDEEFEFGLELLVQAMAVRAAARADAHTGAGEGERGGARAGRGGARQ, via the coding sequence ATGCTCAACCGCACCCGCATCGTGGCCGCCGCCGTGGAGCTCATCGAGAGAGAGGGCGCCGACGCCGTCTCGATGCGCAGGATCGCCGCCGAGCTGGGCGTCGGCGTCATGTCGCTGTACAACCACGTGCCCAGCAAGGCCGCGCTGCTCGACGCGGTCGCCGAGGACGTGCTGTCGCGGATCGGCTTCACCGACGACCCGTCCGCCCACTGGACCGAGCGGGTGCGCATCCAGGCGCGGGCCTTCCGGCGCATCGCCCATCACTATCCCCGGTGCACGATGGTCGTGGTGAGCAGGCAGTTGAACTCGACGGCGGGCCTTCTCCCGGTGGAGCGCGCACTGGCGACCCTGCGCGAGGCGGGCTTCGACAGCCGGGAGGCCGTCCGGATGCTGCGGATGTTCATCGCGTACGTCGTCGGCTCGCTGCTGCGGGAGGTGGGGGTGACCCCCACGTTCGCTCCCGTACGGGGCGGCGCGACGGTCGCCGAGGTGGATCCGGCGCTGTTTCCCGTGCTGAGCGAGCTGCGGTCGCATCTGGACTCTTGCGACCACGACGAGGAGTTCGAGTTCGGCCTGGAACTGCTGGTCCAGGCGATGGCCGTACGGGCCGCGGCGCGGGCGGACGCCCATACCGGCGCCGGGGAGGGCGAGCGCGGCGGCGCGCGGGCCGGTCGTGGAGGCGCCCGGCAGTAG
- a CDS encoding transglycosylase SLT domain-containing protein — MDSNSVLRSTVAAVIAATVAGGGSGVAWAGEWAAQAGTGETAQTGETARTGESVRPVIHVGVWKTPVTAQPPRFRRAPAKLRSKAYAFRLVTRNTWSGEQFQCLDSLWTRESNWNHRAYNPGSGAYGIPQALPGHKMGYAGNDWRFNPQTQIKWGLRYIKGRYGSPCGAWGHFRSHNWY; from the coding sequence TTGGACAGCAACAGCGTTCTACGCAGCACAGTCGCCGCCGTCATCGCGGCCACCGTCGCCGGTGGCGGAAGCGGAGTGGCCTGGGCCGGCGAGTGGGCCGCCCAGGCCGGGACCGGAGAGACGGCGCAGACCGGGGAGACGGCACGCACCGGAGAGAGCGTGCGGCCCGTCATCCACGTCGGAGTGTGGAAGACGCCGGTGACGGCACAGCCGCCGCGGTTCCGCCGGGCGCCGGCGAAGCTCCGCAGCAAGGCGTACGCCTTCCGGCTCGTCACCCGCAACACCTGGTCGGGCGAGCAGTTCCAGTGCCTCGACAGCCTCTGGACCAGGGAGAGCAACTGGAATCACCGGGCCTACAACCCGGGCTCGGGCGCCTACGGCATCCCGCAGGCGCTGCCCGGTCACAAGATGGGCTACGCCGGCAACGACTGGCGGTTCAACCCGCAGACCCAGATCAAGTGGGGGCTGCGATACATCAAGGGCCGATACGGCTCGCCGTGCGGCGCGTGGGGCCACTTCCGGTCCCACAACTGGTACTGA
- a CDS encoding DUF202 domain-containing protein translates to MSGEPRPGLHSERTRLAWVRTAVTMAGSGIAAAGISVRQDLPVLAVPFAAAALAGAVLLLRTGIRHRRLERALRQGSLVDGRRDARIVWAGALAVAAAALIMVLTMAL, encoded by the coding sequence GTGAGCGGCGAGCCGAGGCCCGGGCTGCACAGCGAGCGGACCCGGCTGGCCTGGGTCCGCACGGCCGTGACGATGGCGGGCTCGGGCATCGCGGCGGCCGGGATCTCGGTGCGCCAGGATCTGCCCGTTCTCGCCGTCCCCTTCGCGGCGGCCGCGCTGGCCGGGGCGGTGCTGCTGCTGCGCACCGGGATCCGCCACCGCCGCCTGGAACGGGCGCTGCGGCAGGGAAGCCTGGTCGACGGCCGGAGGGACGCCCGCATCGTCTGGGCCGGCGCGCTCGCCGTCGCCGCCGCGGCGCTGATCATGGTGCTCACGATGGCCCTCTGA
- a CDS encoding ferritin-like domain-containing protein yields MSTHELYTIPAELSTWDVEMTGAARFTWEYDEGRDRMLALYQKGKDKQWDSVKRIDWDLEVDPCNVLGVPDTTLAIYGSPLWDRMDARQHDEVRRHNAAWQFSQFLHGEQGAMICSARIVESVPDLDSKFYAATQTMDEARHAETYARFLQEKVGLAYPINEHLKALLDSTLNDSRWDMPYLGMQVLIEGLALAAFGVMRDIATTPLPKQILAYVMQDEARHVAFGRMALRDYYRNLSEAELREREDFVIEGCYLMRDRLRGAEIWETMGLSRQESAEAMECVDRSEYLRLFRALLFSRIVPCVKDIGLWSPRLQKAYADMGVLEMAGQSLDALMRQDEEIAERLDAERFAREEEERAEEVAETIAAADD; encoded by the coding sequence GTGTCGACCCACGAGCTCTACACCATCCCCGCCGAGCTCTCCACGTGGGACGTGGAGATGACCGGAGCGGCCCGGTTCACCTGGGAGTACGACGAAGGCCGCGACCGGATGCTCGCCCTCTACCAGAAGGGCAAGGACAAGCAGTGGGACTCCGTCAAGCGGATCGACTGGGACCTTGAGGTCGATCCCTGCAACGTCCTCGGCGTCCCCGACACCACGCTCGCCATCTACGGCTCCCCGCTGTGGGACCGCATGGACGCCCGGCAGCATGACGAGGTGCGCAGGCACAACGCCGCCTGGCAGTTCTCCCAGTTCCTCCACGGCGAGCAGGGCGCGATGATCTGCTCGGCCCGGATCGTGGAGTCGGTGCCCGACCTCGACTCCAAGTTCTACGCCGCCACGCAGACGATGGACGAGGCGCGGCACGCCGAGACGTACGCGCGGTTCCTGCAGGAGAAGGTCGGGCTCGCCTACCCCATCAACGAGCACCTCAAGGCGCTGCTCGACAGCACGCTGAACGACTCGCGGTGGGACATGCCCTACCTCGGCATGCAGGTGCTGATCGAGGGCCTGGCCCTGGCCGCGTTCGGGGTGATGCGCGACATCGCCACCACGCCGCTGCCCAAGCAGATCCTCGCGTACGTCATGCAGGACGAGGCCAGGCACGTGGCGTTCGGCCGGATGGCGCTGCGCGACTACTACCGGAACCTGTCCGAGGCCGAGTTGCGCGAGCGCGAGGACTTCGTCATCGAGGGCTGCTACCTCATGCGCGACCGGCTGCGCGGCGCGGAGATCTGGGAGACCATGGGGCTGTCGCGGCAGGAGTCCGCCGAGGCCATGGAGTGTGTGGACCGGTCGGAGTATCTGCGGCTGTTCCGTGCGCTGCTGTTCAGCCGGATCGTGCCGTGCGTCAAGGACATCGGCCTGTGGAGCCCCCGCCTCCAGAAGGCGTACGCCGACATGGGCGTGCTCGAGATGGCCGGGCAGAGCCTCGACGCGCTGATGCGGCAGGACGAGGAGATCGCCGAGCGGCTCGACGCGGAGCGCTTCGCCCGCGAGGAGGAGGAACGGGCGGAGGAGGTCGCCGAGACCATCGCCGCCGCGGACGACTGA